The Notoacmeibacter ruber DNA segment CGTTTCCATCCAGGCTCAGGTCCTGAACATCCTGATGGATCTTCAGGATGAGTTCGGTCTCGCCTACCTTTTCATCAGCCATGACCTGTCCGTCGTCCGGCACATCGCCGACGAGATCATGGTCATGTATCTTGGCAAGCCGGTCGAGGTCGGTGAGGCCGAGACGGTCTTCAACCAGCCGCGCCATCCCTATACCGCCGCGCTGCTCTCCGCCACGCCGGTGGCCGATCCATTCGCGCAGAAGAACCGTATCCGTCTTGAGGGTGAATTGCCGTCTCCTCTCAATCCGCCGACCGGCTGCAACTTCAATCCGCGCTGCTTCAATGTGCTGGAGAAATGCGGCAGCCAGGAGCCGCCATTGGAGCCTGTCGACGAACGTCTTTGCGCCTGCTTCAACCCCGTCACCGAGAAGGTGGAAGGGGCCTAGCGAAACAAAGCGTTTCAGCTTCAGAGATCGTGGCCCGAACGTCGCTCTCCGCCGACCCAGACGGAAGCGATGTTTGCGCGGCTGGCATTGAACAGGATGGTCTGCAGGATCTGGTCCCCCTCGTAGAGATCGGGCCAGAGGCGGATCGTCCCGCGCGGCGCGTCGGGATCAACCAGAATGGCGTCGAACTGCTGACCCACCTCGAAACTGCCGACCGGCAGGCCAACAGCGTGCCCTCCACCGGCCGTCGCCAGATGAAACGCCTCGCGAAAATCGATCCGCACATCGCCGCGCCGGGACCGCTCCTCCCGAGAAAGGGCAGGATCTGTGCCGCGTTCCAGAAGGCGGGCGCTGGAAACCGTGCTGCGCACGCTGTCGAACATGCTGGCTGAAGGGCCACCGGAAATATCGGTCCCGAGGCCGACCCTCAGGCCTTTCTGAAGCGCGGACTTCAGGGGGAAGACCGCGTCGGAGAAGTAGATATTGGAAAGCGCACAGTGCGCAATTGCCGACTGGCGCACCTTGATCTTCTCCATATCGCTTTCGGATATGAAGTTGCCATGCGCAAGAACGGTGCCGGATCGTAGAAGCCCGAATCTGTCAAGGCTCTCCGTATCCGTCATGCCGTGCCGCTCCAATACGTAGCCATGTTGCCAATCGCTCTCGGAACAATGGGTCTGCGTCGTGCAGTCATGTGCAGCGGCAAGCGCGCCGAGTTCGCCGAGAAGTTCATCGGTACAGGAAGGGATAAAGCGGGGCGTGACGATCGGTCTCACCCGCTCGTCCTTATTATCGGGATGCGACCGAATGTGTTCGATCAGCCCCGCAGTGCCGGTAAGCGCCTCCGCGACTCCGGCATCACGGTAGAAGTCCGGACATTCTTCGGGATTGTCCATTGCCACACGTCCGACGAAGGCGCGTTGCCCCTTCTCGATGCAGAGGTCGGCCAGCAGACGGTTCGCATCATCGTGGATCGTGCCGAAATAGACCGCCGTCGTCGTCCCGGACGCCAGAAGGTCATCGACGAGTACGGTGTAGGACCGACGCGCGAAGGCGAGATCCGCATAGCGTGCCTCGAGCGGGAATGTATAGGTCTGCAACCAGACCTCCAACGGCACGTCGAGGGCGTTGCCGAGTTGCGGATATTGCGGGGCGTGAATGTGGAGGTCCACGAAGCCTGGCAGAAGGATTGCATCATCCGGCAAATCGACAAGCGACTCGCTTTGGCGCGCCGATCTCAGCGTCTCCTCATAGGCATCATCTCCGGACCGTAAGACCGCCTCGATCATTCCATCGGCCCCGATCCGAATCAGGGAATCATCGAAATGATCGATCTCGCCGCAGACGGGCGCGTGAAATCCGGTCGCCCGAAGAGTTTTGCCTCGAAGATTATTCATGATCCTGCGCGCTCGCTTTCAATAGACGGCACAAAAGCCTCTGGCGACAATAACCGCCTTCAACGCCCTTTTGCGAACCGTTCTTGTCGGAAAAGGTCAGTCTTTCGCTTTTTGAAAGCCGCCATTGGAGGGCCGCCCATCAAGCACTAGACCCTCAATCTCCATATTCCAGTGACAATTTCGCCACAGTCGAAACAAGCCACTGAAACGCTTGATCTAAATCAAATCATACGCCTCTCACAAGCCTAGCGTCCGGCCGTCGAAACACAAATGATTAGAGGGGTTTAATCATGCTCTCCAAGACGCTCGCCCAAACCGGCATTGCCGCGCTTGGGCTTCTTCTCGCAGGCCCCGTTGCCCAGGCCGCAGATTACCAGGTTGTCGATTATACGGAAGCTCCGGTTGCTGCCAGCCGCTGGCAGGTCCGCGCACGCGCCGTCTTTGTCGGCGTCGAGGACGAAGGTGGTATTGACGATCTTGACGATTCCGAACTGGATTTTTCCGATACGGTCATCCCTGAGATCGACATCTCCTACTTCTTCACGCCGAACATCGCGGCAGAACTTATTCTCGGAACGACCTATACCGACGTTTCGGAAGAAGGCCTCGGCCTTGGCGATGTTGGTAGCACGTGGGTCCTGCCCCCCACACTGCTCCTGCAGTATCACTTCACCAATTTCGGCAAGTTCCAGCCCTATGTCGGCGCCGGTATCAACTACACGATCTTCTATGAAGAAGAAGGCGAAGGTGCGCTTGCTTCCATGGATATCGACGATGCCTTCGGTGCTGCCGTGCAGGTCGGCTTCGACTACATGGTCAACGACCATTGGGGCGTGAACTTCGACGTCAAGAAGCTGTTCCTGGAAACCGAGTGGGAAGCCACGACCGTTGCAGGCGACGAGCTGACCGGCGACGCCAACATCAATCCTTGGCTGATCGGCGCGGGCGTCACCTACCGCTTCTAAGCGGGGACGAGCCTGCAGTAGAGACTACGATAGCTACCCCACTGGGCCTGGTCGGAGATCAGGCCCAGTGGGGTTTTCTCTTTTCAAGAAACGACGCTATGCCTTCACGGGCTTCATCTGTTTCCCATGCATCGGCAAGCTGCGCGATCGTATGCTCGATCACCTGCTCATCGATTCTGGGACCCAGCGAACGTGCAAGGTGCTTTGCGCGGCCCACCGCCTCGCGCGGCAATTTCAGATAAGGCGCCACTTCCGCCTCGACGGCCTCGTCCATCTGATCCGCAGCAACCGCCTTGGCGACAATCTCGAGTTCGGCAGCTTCCCCGCCATTGAAAAGACGCGCGCTCATGAAGACGCGCCGCGCCTTTCCTTCACCCATCCGGGCGAGAACGTAGGGACTGATCGTCGCCGGAATGATCCCGAGCCGCGTTTCGGTAAAACCGAATCGACAATCCTCTGCCGCAATGGCGGTATCGCAAATGCAGGCCATGCCAATACCACCGCCCATGGCAACGCCTTCAACCCGGCCGATCAGGGGCACGGCCATTTCGTTCATGGCCTTCAGCATGAAAGCCAGCCGCCGCGCTTCTTCCATCCGGCCCTGCCGGTCGGTCTCGATCTGCGTCATCATCCAGCCCAGGTCGCCGCCCGCGCAGAATGTCTTTTCAGAGCCGGCCAGCACCACCGCCCTGATGCTCCTGTCATTTTCCACCAGCCGGACGAACTCGATCA contains these protein-coding regions:
- the guaD gene encoding guanine deaminase, with translation MNNLRGKTLRATGFHAPVCGEIDHFDDSLIRIGADGMIEAVLRSGDDAYEETLRSARQSESLVDLPDDAILLPGFVDLHIHAPQYPQLGNALDVPLEVWLQTYTFPLEARYADLAFARRSYTVLVDDLLASGTTTAVYFGTIHDDANRLLADLCIEKGQRAFVGRVAMDNPEECPDFYRDAGVAEALTGTAGLIEHIRSHPDNKDERVRPIVTPRFIPSCTDELLGELGALAAAHDCTTQTHCSESDWQHGYVLERHGMTDTESLDRFGLLRSGTVLAHGNFISESDMEKIKVRQSAIAHCALSNIYFSDAVFPLKSALQKGLRVGLGTDISGGPSASMFDSVRSTVSSARLLERGTDPALSREERSRRGDVRIDFREAFHLATAGGGHAVGLPVGSFEVGQQFDAILVDPDAPRGTIRLWPDLYEGDQILQTILFNASRANIASVWVGGERRSGHDL
- a CDS encoding OmpW/AlkL family protein, with the protein product MLSKTLAQTGIAALGLLLAGPVAQAADYQVVDYTEAPVAASRWQVRARAVFVGVEDEGGIDDLDDSELDFSDTVIPEIDISYFFTPNIAAELILGTTYTDVSEEGLGLGDVGSTWVLPPTLLLQYHFTNFGKFQPYVGAGINYTIFYEEEGEGALASMDIDDAFGAAVQVGFDYMVNDHWGVNFDVKKLFLETEWEATTVAGDELTGDANINPWLIGAGVTYRF
- a CDS encoding crotonase/enoyl-CoA hydratase family protein, giving the protein MMKGDFTTISVATDERGVAYLTLDRPEKKNALSAGMMDELIEFVRLVENDRSIRAVVLAGSEKTFCAGGDLGWMMTQIETDRQGRMEEARRLAFMLKAMNEMAVPLIGRVEGVAMGGGIGMACICDTAIAAEDCRFGFTETRLGIIPATISPYVLARMGEGKARRVFMSARLFNGGEAAELEIVAKAVAADQMDEAVEAEVAPYLKLPREAVGRAKHLARSLGPRIDEQVIEHTIAQLADAWETDEAREGIASFLEKRKPHWA